The genomic stretch AGGATCAGACATGAGAAGACGCCAAACGCGGCGGTTACAGCGGTTACACAGGGTTACAGGGGCTGTAACCGTGAAATATCAGCAAAATCAAACACTTACGCAAAAAATTACAAGGTTACAGCGTTACGCATCATACGCACATGCGCGCGCGCGCGCGTGTGGTGAGTGTTGTAACCTTGTAACTTTGTAACGGGCATATATAAATGATTGATATTATTGACGAATTGGCGGTTACAGCACGGTTACAAACGGCAAAGCCGTGTAACCGCCGCGGTTCTGTGAGCTCGATCTGCGTGAAAACGCCAATAAACAATGGGGATTTCCGCTCATGAGCGCCGACCGCGAAGCCGATAGGACCGCTAAAGCCGCGGTTGAGGGCACACACGCCGGGTCTGGCTGTGGCAAATCCGCGGCCGCCTCGAGCCGCGCCGACCTGCCTGATGCTGACGCTGGGCTGTTCGGTGGCGCGATCCAAGCTGTGGCGCCACGGGCTCCGGGGAGACCTGAAGGGTCGCAGAACGTCCGCACCAACAAAACCTGGCAGATTGCGGTCAATCGCTACGGCGATCCGCTGATCACCTCGGTCGCGCTCGGCCAGATGAACACGCTGGATCTGATCCGCGAGCTGCGAAAGATCGCCAGCGACGCCGGGATCAAGCTTGGCATGACGGTTGGCGACGTGCTGGCGTTCCAGCGCGCGTGCCGCGTCGATGCGCTGCCTTACGGGCATGCGAAGCGGGTGGCGGTGACCGAAAATGGCGAGGACGCGCTGCCGATGATCGTGATGGGCCACTATCGGCCGACCGCGAATGTGCAGGTCAATGCGCCAGGCGTGAGCCTTGAGGAGGCGCTGGCGGCCCGAACAAATACGCAGATGGATCAATCGCTTAGCCAGATCGATGGCCGCGTGTCTCACGACGGAAAGTCTCACGATGACGCAACCGATTGATATCATACAGCAATCCAGCCACGCGCAGTTAATCGGAACTTACCTCTGCGCGACCGCGCCGCGCGCTGCCTCGGCCGCGCCGATCGCCTGGCCGCGCGCGACCCCCCGGGGGGCCTTCGCCCGCGCCCGCGCCGCCCGGCGGCCCTTAAAATTCAATTCGCCCATCCCCCCCTGGGGGGCAGGTCCTCACACCCGCCGGTCTGCCAGCACTCACTTGTCGCGGAGAAAAAGTTCTGGCGACGGAGGCGCAGGGCGCGGGCCTGGGCCGCGCGTGGGATACGGGATCGGGGGGGCGCGATGACCGACGCTCCGATCGACTGGTCGATCCCGAATGAATTCGAGCTGCCGCCCGGCACCACGCTGCCGCAGATGGCGGGCGCCGAGATCAATCCGATGATGTTCGATCCGCCCGGGTTGGTCGGTGAGAGCTACATGTTCGCGATGGATGAGATCGCCTACATCATGGGGCCGATCGGTTCGGCGAAGACCACCTGCTCGATCTTCAAGATCCTGCTGTTCGCAATGCGGATGCCGGCCTGCGCCGACGGCGTGATCCGGGTTCGCGGCATGGTGCTGCATGCTAATTTCCGCGCGCTGTACCGCACCGCCAAGCCGTCGATCGATCAGTTCTTCAAGCCGGGCTCGCCGGGCGTCAGCTACAGCGGCGGGCAGGATCGGCCGTTTCAATACGTGCTGCGCTTTGCGACGCCGTCCGGCAAGAGCCTGCAGATCGTCCTCGACGGCTTCGGTATCACCAAGGACACCGCCGAAGAATTGCTGCGCGGCTATCAGGCCAATTTCGCCTGGTGCGTCGAGGCCGATCTGCTCGATCCGGAAGTTCCGGAAATGGCCTATTCCCGCGTCGCGCAGGGCCGCTATCCCGGCCGCCATCTGCTCGCCGAACCGGACGCGGATATTCCCGGCGGCGTGTGGGGCGATCTCAATCCGCCGAACATCACCAACTACGTCTACACCGACTTTGTCGAGGCGCCCCGCGCCGGCTACAAATTCTATTGGCAGCCGTCAGGCCTCGCCGAGAACGCCGAGAACCGCAAGTACACGCGGCTTGAGGACTACCAGAAGCTCGACCGCACGCTGAAAAAGGACAAGGCGCGCCGGCTGGTGCGCTCGCAATTCGGCGTGCAGGGCGACGGCGCGCTGGTCTATGGCGAGGAATACGATCACGACATCCACTGCGCCAAGCAGAAGCTCGCGCCGCTCGATCTGCCGCTGGTGCTCGGCGCCGACGCCGGCGGCTCGCCCGCGCTGATCATCGGCCAGGTCACGCCGAAAGGCCACATGCGCTGGATCGACGAGCTGGTGACAGATCCCGGCACCGGCGCCGGCCGCTTCGCCGAAATGCTGATCAACCTGTTGCAGGCGAACTATCGCGGCCTGCCGATCCGCGCCGGATGGGGCGATCCATCAGCGTTTCACGGCGCCGACCGGCTAGCCGGCGAATTGTCGTTCATGGAGATCGTCGGCAAGTCGATCGGCATCCAGATGTTGCCGACCGTGACCAACGAGCCAAGCGTGCGGCAGGAAAGCGTCGCCTGGTTTTTGCGCCAGCGTTGCGACAGCGACGGCGTGCCGTGGTTTCTCTACTCGCCGCACATGAAGGTCACGATGGGTGGCTTCCAGGGCGGCTTCATCATCCGCAAGAACGCGCAGGGCTCGGCCGATACCACGGCCTTCGTCAAGAACAAATTCAGCCACGTGCACGAAGGCGGCCAATATCTCTGCTACGGTTTCCGCGGCCATGCCGGCGTGATCAACGACGCCGCCCGCGCCGGAAGGCCGGGCGACAACGTCATCCCGATCCGCGCGGTGCGGGTCAACAGCAATTTTAGCGCTTACGATACGTGACGGGTCATGATCCGCGCCGTTACGCCCTGCCCGTTCGTCGATGTGGTCGACCTGTATCAAGCGGCCACGCCGATGAAGCCGCGATCCACGGCTGCGGTGCTGTTGCAGGCGGCGCGGTCGGAATCGATCGGCTGGTATGCCGGCGACCGGCTGATCGCCGCCGCGCTGTTTTACCCGATCGATCCGGAGCGACCGGGCGAGGATCTGCGCGAGCTCGTCTTCGTCTGCCTACCCGATCTCGCCCGCCATCTGACGGCCTTCATACGCACCGCGCGCTTAACACGATCCCGGCTCGGGCAGGATGCATCCATTCGGATCAGGGCTCATGTCCGGTCCGGCCACCTTCCCGGCGCTCGCCTGGCGCGGCTATGCGGGTTGAGGTTGGTCGGACCCGCCGGTCGCTTTGATTGCTGGGAAGCCGAGGGACCATTCGATGAACGCATTCGTCAAAGGCGTGCAGAGCCTGTTTAGCGGACCGGACACATCCGCGGCGAAAAAGCAAAGCGAGGAACAATCGCTGGTTTTGGCGAAACAGGCCGAAACCTTGCAAAATCAAGATCAGGAACAGCAAAGCCAGCTTGCCAAGGTGACGCGCGTGCCGCGCGGGCGACGGTTGTTGCTGGCCGCGACCGGCGAACAGGGCGTGTCGTCCACGCTTGGCGGCTGATCAGTGGCGAAGAAACCCCGCAATACCCCGCCGACGACGTCCGATGTGCGGGCTGCTGACAGATCTGGTCAGCAGCCCGCGGCTAGCCCGCCGCGAATTGACCTGGCCAGCCACAAGAAGCGGGCGCAACGGGCGTGGTCCAACCGCGCGTTCTGGGATGGGTTGTATAACGACGCCTACGAATTTGCGATCCCCTACCGCCAGCCGGCGTCCAAAGTCGGCAAGGGATCGCAGCGGGTCGAGCGGGTCTATGATGCGACCGCGATCAAGTCAGCATTTCAGTCCGCGGGGCAGTTACATCAAGATCTGTTTCCGCCCGGTTTTTTCAAGCTCGCGCCCGGCCCGATTGCTAATCTGCGGCTCGACAAGGAAGGCAAGGCGGCGATGGCCGCCAAGCTTGAGGAGATCACCAGCGTCGTTTCGGCGTTCTTCCAGTCCGGCGAATTCGATATGGCGTCGGCGGAAACCTGCCTCGATCTCCTGGTCGGAACTGGCGTGTTATTTCCGCTGGAAGGCGACGACGACAACCCGGTCCGCTTCATCTGCATCCCGTTCGACGAAATTGCAGTGGACAACGACGCCTATGGCAAGGTCAACGCGATATTCTGGCAAACGCGGCTGACGCGCCGGGCAATCTATGATGCTTTTCCTGACGGCACCTTTCCGGCCGACTTCATGGGGCAGCACAATTCCGCACCTGATGAGGAAATGGACCTCGCTCAGGATTTCATCTTTGACCCCAAAGCCAAGCGCTGGATCTTCTGTGCCTACCTCACATCGTCAGAGGTGCCGATCACCGAGGAGGATTATCGCACCCAGCCGATGGCGGTTGGCCGTTATCATCGCGTGCCTGGCGAACCCTATGGCCGTGGTCCGATCCTGCTCGCACTGCCGACGATCAAGACGTTGAATAAGGCCGTCGAGCTGACATTGAAGGCCGCGGCGATCCAGATGCTCGGCATCTGGGGTTATCGTCCCGGCGGCGCGTTCAATCCGGACACGGTGCGGCTCGGCCCCGGCGAGTTCTGGCCGATGCAGGCGACCGGCGGCGTGCTCGGCCCGGATGTCACCCGCCTCGACGTCGCCGCCGGCCGCATCGACGTGTCGCAGCTCGTCATGCAGGAGCTGCGGATGCAGGTGCAGGCGATGCTCGGCGACGACAGCCTGCCCGACAAGGGCGCGACGCCGATCAGCGCCTCGGAAGTCATGGCGCGGATGAAGCGCATTTCGCAGAACTATCTCGGCGCCTATGGCCGGCTGGTCAACGAGATTGTGCCGGTGATCGTGCGCCGCGTCATCGAGATCCTGTACCGCCGCAAGCTGATCGACGTTGATATCGAGATCGACGCGCTGCTGGTCAAGATCGACGTGCTGTCGCCGATCGCCAGCGCCGTGAAGGCGGCGGCGCACAGCCGGATCATCGAATTCATTCAGCTGGTTGTCGCCGTCAAGGGCTCGCCGATGGCTGCGGACCTAATCGTCAAGATCGACGACGCGCTGCGGGCGATCGGCGAAGAACAATTGCCGGCCTCGCTGATCCGCACGCCAGCCGAACAGAAGGCCCTTGAACAGCAAATGGCGGCCGCCGCCGCCCAGATCGCCGCCGCGCAGGCCGGCGGCGGCCAGCAACAACCAGCTGGAGCCGCCGCCGCATGAGTGGACCCGCCGTCAATCCCGCCCATTTTGGGCCGCGCCAGGCGCAGCCGCTCGACGGCCTTTCGCTCGACGCCAAGAGCATCCTCGAAGGCCTGTTCGACGCGCCGAACGCGAAGGACATGCCGGCCTTCGCCCGCGCCGCGATCGAGCAGAACGAGCGCATCCGCAACCTCGCCGCCCGGCTGCTCGGCGAGGGCGACGGCGAAGAACTGATGGAGGCTTTGTGCGACGTTACACTTCGGCGCGCGACCTTTATCACCCAAATGGGAATGCCGTCGGATCAGGTGCTTGCGATGGGCCAGTTCCGCGAAGGCATGGCCGCTACCGTCTACCTGCTGCTGGCATGGATCGCCGAGGGGCGAAGCGAGCAGCAGCCAAACCGAGAGGGAACGATCGATGTCTCGAGAGCCAAGCGCCGCCGCCAGTCCAAGCCCCAGCCTGCAAAACCGCCCGCGAAGCGCGTGGCCCGCAAGCGCTAGCCATATCTCGACGCTGCAGCGGCCCTATGGCGCGCCGCGATTTCTTCTGGATGAGAACGCGCCGTCCGCGTCGCCGCCCGCAGCACCGCCCGTCACGCCGCCGGCCGCGCCGCCGCCGGTCGCCCCCCCTCCGGCGCCAAGTCCCTCTGGCGGCCCGAGCGGGCAGCCCTCCGGCCCGTATCGGCCGGAAGGGCTGCCCGATCACTACGTTGGCAAGGATGAGCGCGAGACGATTGACAAGCTGTTCCGGGCAGTCGACGGCTTCCGCCGCACCGAGGGCGACCGCGGCGTGGTGCCGAAGACGGCAGCGGAATACCAGTTCGAGGCTTCCGACAAACTCAAGCCGTTTATCGGCAATCTCGACAAGGACCCCGTGTTCAACAGCACCCGCGAACTGGCGTTGAAAGCCGGCATTACCGACAAGCAGTTCAAGGCCTTCCTGCCCGCCGTGCTGGAACACTTCGTTGATGGCGGACTGGTCGATCAGCCGATCGACGCCAAGGCCCAGCTGCGCGCCATGGCAGGCCCCAATGCCGCCAATCTCGACGAAGCAGCGAAGGAAGCGGCCGGCGCCAAGCGCGTCAGCAGCAACGTCGCATGGGTCGACGGCGCCAAAGCGCAGGGGATGTTTCCCGATCCTGTCGCGGAGTTTTTTGCCGCTTCGCTGGCGTCAGATCCTCGCGCCCACGAGGCCATCGAATGGCTGCGCGGCAAGAGCGCGGAACCCAAGCCGGCGCTCGGCGGCGCCTCGGGTGGATCTGCGGCGGGCGCCGAAGCGTTGCAGCAGCGCAATCTCGATCCGCGCAACAACCCCAATAGCGCAACCTTCGATCGTGGCTTCGCAGCCGAAACCGATCGGCTGTTTCAGGCGCAATACGGCGCCTAATCGCGAGCCCCGCGCTTAACACGGCTCCACTGGCTGCATGTTCGAAGGCGACCGCGAGGGATGGACCTCCGGTCGCCTTCTGCAATTCGGGGCCGTCTTATGGCGTGCCGGCCGGACCGGACAGGCGACGGGGCAATCGGCCGGCAGCGGATGACCTTGAAACCCTCATCCAGGATTTACGCCATGAGCATCAACGCCCCGAACTGGTATACCATCCAGTACGATCAGAAAGTGAACCACCTGCTGCAGTCGGAAGGCTTCCTGCTGCGCGGCACCACGCAGGCGCCGGTCAATGTGGTCGGAAACACCTTGCAGTTCTTTTTCATCGGTCGCGGCGAAGCGACCGAGATGAGCCAGGCGATCGAAATGATCACCCCGGCCAATCTCGACAAGACCACCAAAGATGTGACGATGAAGGACTACCAGTTCGCCGAATTCATTCGTCACGGCGAAGTGGAGCGCATCAGCGTTGAATTCAAGTCGGCCATTCAGGAGGCCGGCTCGATGGCGCTTGGCCGCAAGTTCGATCGTGTGATCCTGCAGGCAATGGACAATGAAGACACCGCAATCGACACCATCGGCGACGGCTCCGCGGCGATCTCGCCGATCGACGTCTCGACCGGCAAGGCCGAGATCAACGCGCTCGGCATGATGAAGATGAACGAGTTCTATCTGCCGGTGCCGTCGATGAGCTGGGAACAGCTGAAGCTCTACAAGGTGTTCAACAACTCCGACTACACCGGCCCTGACCTCAACTTCAAGAACGGCGTTGAGGCCAAGACGTGGAATGGCGTCCACTTCTTCCAGCTCCCCGATGAGGCATTCACCTCGCCGTCCGCCGGCGTGGTCGACACCTATCTGTGGAACAAGCGGACGGTTGGTTTCGGGTCGAACTACGCGATCAAGACCAACATCACCTACGAGAACCTGTTCACCGCGTGGCTGTACAACTCGACGATGTCGGGCGCCGCCAAGGTGCTGCAGACCGAGGGCGTCAAGCGCCTGCGCATCAAGATCAACGATCCGCTGACGATTGACGGCGGCGCGTAGCCCGCGCCGTCGCTGCCAGCGTCCGTCTTCCGCTCAACAGATCAAGGATCAACGATCATGCCTCTCACCACCGCAAATCCCGAGGTCGCGCGCAATGCGCTGGCGCGGCAGAATGTCGGCTCGCCGTCGGCGGCCGGCGTTCGCAACATCACCCACGAGTT from Rhodopseudomonas sp. BAL398 encodes the following:
- a CDS encoding portal protein is translated as MYNDAYEFAIPYRQPASKVGKGSQRVERVYDATAIKSAFQSAGQLHQDLFPPGFFKLAPGPIANLRLDKEGKAAMAAKLEEITSVVSAFFQSGEFDMASAETCLDLLVGTGVLFPLEGDDDNPVRFICIPFDEIAVDNDAYGKVNAIFWQTRLTRRAIYDAFPDGTFPADFMGQHNSAPDEEMDLAQDFIFDPKAKRWIFCAYLTSSEVPITEEDYRTQPMAVGRYHRVPGEPYGRGPILLALPTIKTLNKAVELTLKAAAIQMLGIWGYRPGGAFNPDTVRLGPGEFWPMQATGGVLGPDVTRLDVAAGRIDVSQLVMQELRMQVQAMLGDDSLPDKGATPISASEVMARMKRISQNYLGAYGRLVNEIVPVIVRRVIEILYRRKLIDVDIEIDALLVKIDVLSPIASAVKAAAHSRIIEFIQLVVAVKGSPMAADLIVKIDDALRAIGEEQLPASLIRTPAEQKALEQQMAAAAAQIAAAQAGGGQQQPAGAAAA
- a CDS encoding phage capsid protein; protein product: MSINAPNWYTIQYDQKVNHLLQSEGFLLRGTTQAPVNVVGNTLQFFFIGRGEATEMSQAIEMITPANLDKTTKDVTMKDYQFAEFIRHGEVERISVEFKSAIQEAGSMALGRKFDRVILQAMDNEDTAIDTIGDGSAAISPIDVSTGKAEINALGMMKMNEFYLPVPSMSWEQLKLYKVFNNSDYTGPDLNFKNGVEAKTWNGVHFFQLPDEAFTSPSAGVVDTYLWNKRTVGFGSNYAIKTNITYENLFTAWLYNSTMSGAAKVLQTEGVKRLRIKINDPLTIDGGA